A portion of the Pyxidicoccus xibeiensis genome contains these proteins:
- a CDS encoding DUF3341 domain-containing protein, translating into MEATVLSSWVLAEFATPDSLVDATRQMREKGFQGMDTYSPYPLHGGSEALGLPPSRVPFIALCGGLTGLVTALAMQTWMNTIDYPLNIGGRPLLSLPAWVPITFELSVLFAAFGIFFGLLGLSRLPQPYHPVFESDAFRSASTHGYWLSVPQATGQDANAVMDQLKSLGATQVTLVTGENE; encoded by the coding sequence ATGGAAGCCACTGTCCTCAGTTCCTGGGTCCTGGCGGAGTTCGCCACGCCGGACAGCCTCGTGGATGCCACCCGCCAGATGCGGGAGAAGGGCTTCCAGGGCATGGATACGTACTCTCCGTACCCGCTGCATGGCGGCTCGGAGGCCCTGGGCCTGCCGCCCTCGCGCGTGCCCTTCATCGCCCTGTGTGGCGGCCTCACCGGCCTGGTGACGGCGCTCGCCATGCAGACGTGGATGAACACCATCGACTACCCGCTCAACATCGGCGGCCGCCCGCTGCTGTCGCTGCCCGCGTGGGTGCCCATCACGTTCGAGCTGAGCGTGCTGTTCGCCGCCTTCGGCATCTTCTTCGGTCTGCTGGGGCTGAGCCGCCTGCCCCAGCCGTACCACCCCGTCTTCGAGTCCGACGCCTTCCGCAGCGCGTCCACGCACGGCTACTGGCTGAGCGTGCCGCAGGCGACGGGCCAGGACGCCAACGCCGTCATGGACCAGCTCAAGTCCCTGGGTGCCACCCAGGTGACCCTCGTCACGGGAGAGAACGAATGA
- a CDS encoding c-type cytochrome, which produces MRWLIPAAGLAALTGCDVPSEFLQRMEAQSKYEYYEASDFWADGRAMRTPPAGTVPRERFDKMPELKDPAQRMNALTGRANGQLVTTIPVAVDEKLLTLGQKKYNIVCSQCHGVLGDGNSIVAENMSLRLPPSLLELQGKPDGHFYTAINEGYGVMPSFSGELDLRERWAVVAYVRALQTARNTRTDGQAPVPQENR; this is translated from the coding sequence ATGAGGTGGCTCATCCCCGCCGCCGGACTCGCCGCCCTCACGGGCTGTGACGTCCCCTCCGAGTTCCTCCAGCGCATGGAGGCCCAGTCGAAGTACGAGTACTACGAGGCCTCCGACTTCTGGGCGGACGGCCGCGCCATGCGCACGCCCCCCGCGGGCACCGTGCCGCGCGAGCGCTTCGACAAGATGCCGGAGCTGAAGGACCCCGCCCAGCGGATGAACGCCCTCACCGGCCGCGCCAACGGGCAGCTCGTCACCACCATCCCCGTGGCGGTGGACGAGAAGCTGCTGACGCTGGGTCAGAAGAAGTACAACATCGTCTGCTCGCAGTGCCACGGCGTGCTCGGCGACGGCAACAGCATCGTCGCGGAGAACATGTCGCTGCGCCTGCCGCCCTCGCTGCTGGAGCTGCAGGGCAAGCCGGACGGCCACTTCTACACCGCCATCAACGAGGGCTACGGCGTGATGCCGTCCTTCTCGGGTGAGCTGGACCTGCGTGAGCGCTGGGCCGTGGTCGCCTACGTGCGCGCCCTCCAGACGGCTCGCAATACCCGCACGGACGGGCAGGCGCCCGTTCCGCAGGAGAACCGATGA